In a single window of the Acyrthosiphon pisum isolate AL4f chromosome X, pea_aphid_22Mar2018_4r6ur, whole genome shotgun sequence genome:
- the LOC115033365 gene encoding uncharacterized protein LOC115033365, translated as MYIIAHFYKEDSVEVVPSTWFKNNESAWPNKSSNIKKFVTRRTFPNKFDFNWFPARQLGRKFASYEEAKSKLSTAEFKSDFSTAEDERYTRQFRANKRASNSSSPEMAKDSRSKGIKSPPSVFCMTLYYLYIKLCIRVI; from the exons ATGTACATAATTGCACATTTCTACAAAGAAGATTCTGTCGAAGTAGTACCAAGTACATGGTTCAAAAATAACGAAAGTGCCTGGCCTAAcaaatcatcaaatataaaaaaatttgtaactcGAAGAACTTTTCCcaacaaatttgattttaattggtTTCCTGCACGACAACTTGGTCgtaaatttg ctTCATATGAAGAAGCAAAAAGTAAACTATCTACGGCTGAATTTAAATCCGATTTTTCTACTGCAGAAGATGAACGTTATACTCGTCAATTTAGAGCAAATAAAAGAGCCAGTAATAGCAGTTCACCTGAAATGGCAAAAGATTCAAGAAGTAAAGGGATAAAGAGCCCACCATCTGTGTTTTGTATGactttatattacctatatattaaattatgtattcgtgtgatttaa